One segment of Terriglobia bacterium DNA contains the following:
- the rmuC gene encoding DNA recombination protein RmuC — MSLSLVFVAIFGAMAGGLITWLFLRSQSAVLESRLSSVQLQLTAARGDVTKYTQLASNLKSTVDKLETAMDLASKANQEKLDLVNHATENLREAFRALSSDALKSNNQAFLELATTSLEKFQSEAKGDLEMRQKAVATLVAPIEESLRKVDDQITQIEKERSLAYGGLTEQVRSLITTQEKLHAETGNLVKALRTPTVRGRWGEIQLKRVIELAGMLSYCDFVEQETVTTSAGRIRPDVIVKLPGGKNIVIDAKTPLLAYLEAIESTDDEVRRQKLELHAAQVRTHMDQLGDKAYQQQFDSPEFVVMFLPGETFFSAALEQDSSLIERGVLKKVIPASPTTLIALLKAVAYGWNQEKLARNASEISRLGKELHDRLRNMGTHVEALGKGLDRAVESYNKAVGTLESRVMVSARKFAELGAEGIEEIPPLSVIDTTARNLTLEFDDLDSALDAGSTESPKPGTKSLGEAN, encoded by the coding sequence ATGAGTCTCTCACTTGTTTTTGTCGCAATTTTTGGCGCCATGGCCGGTGGCCTGATCACATGGCTGTTCCTGCGCTCTCAATCCGCGGTTTTAGAGTCGCGGCTCTCTTCGGTCCAGCTACAGCTCACGGCGGCTCGAGGTGATGTCACAAAATATACCCAGCTCGCTTCGAACCTGAAATCCACGGTCGATAAACTTGAAACCGCAATGGATCTTGCGAGTAAGGCCAATCAGGAAAAGCTCGATCTGGTGAATCATGCAACGGAGAATCTGCGCGAGGCTTTTCGCGCGCTTTCCTCGGACGCTCTCAAGAGTAACAACCAGGCCTTTCTCGAACTGGCAACCACGAGCTTGGAAAAGTTTCAAAGCGAGGCCAAGGGCGATCTGGAGATGCGTCAGAAGGCCGTCGCGACTCTGGTAGCGCCAATTGAAGAATCCCTTCGCAAGGTCGATGACCAGATCACCCAGATCGAGAAGGAGCGCAGCCTGGCGTACGGAGGCCTCACTGAGCAGGTCCGCTCTCTGATCACCACGCAAGAGAAGTTGCACGCTGAAACCGGCAACCTGGTGAAAGCCCTTCGCACTCCCACCGTCCGCGGGAGGTGGGGAGAAATTCAGCTCAAGCGGGTGATTGAACTCGCTGGCATGCTTTCATACTGTGATTTTGTCGAACAGGAAACGGTTACCACCAGTGCAGGGCGCATTCGTCCGGACGTCATCGTCAAGCTGCCAGGCGGCAAGAATATTGTCATCGACGCCAAGACGCCGCTGCTCGCTTACCTGGAAGCCATCGAAAGCACCGACGACGAAGTTCGCCGGCAAAAGCTCGAGCTGCATGCCGCACAAGTACGCACGCACATGGACCAACTTGGCGACAAAGCTTACCAGCAGCAGTTTGACTCTCCGGAATTCGTCGTGATGTTCCTGCCCGGCGAAACATTTTTCAGCGCCGCGTTGGAGCAGGATTCTTCGCTCATCGAACGTGGCGTGCTCAAGAAAGTGATTCCCGCTTCGCCCACCACTTTGATTGCCCTACTCAAGGCCGTCGCCTACGGATGGAACCAGGAGAAGCTCGCCCGCAATGCCAGCGAGATCAGCCGGCTCGGCAAGGAGCTACATGACCGCCTGCGTAACATGGGTACCCATGTTGAAGCGCTGGGCAAAGGACTGGACCGTGCCGTGGAATCCTACAACAAGGCCGTTGGCACTTTGGAAAGCCGCGTGATGGTTTCAGCGCGCAAATTCGCCGAACTCGGCGCTGAGGGCATCGAAGAGATTCCGCCCTTGAGCGTGATTGACACCACGGCCCGGAATCTGACATTGGAATTTGATGATCTGGACTCCGCGTTAGACGCTGGTTCCACAGAAAGCCCCAAGCCGGGAACAAAGTCCTTGGGTGAGGCGAACTAG